CTTTTCTTGAGATTTAAACATAGTATAGCTGCAGTGGCAGTGTAAGTTCAGGTGTACTAGTGAACAGAGGGCGTGTCCCACGGGAATGGGCAGAGTATACCAAAATTGAGAAGCTTCAATCCCATGAGATTGTTAGAGATTTTCCCCAAAAGGTTGtaaatattgatatgtgatgTGCCAAGTATCATTTTCATTGTGAATAATAGTAGCAACTGAATATGCAGGAGAAGCTTTCATCCATTGGAGTTGTGAacaataatactagtagtaatatattgaAGAGGCTAATATTATCAGCCATCTCTCGGCCTCGGCCTCAGCCTATTGAAGTTGTTGGAGTTATAAGGGGCAGAGAGGGGCTTGGCACGCTTGCTGGTGGTGTGGGGCTTCATCCAGAGGCAACCCTCTATGTTGAACAAATTGAAGATAAAAGTGGTGATCATTTAGCCAACACCACTCTTTACAATGATGCACATATGCTGGCCCATTATGCTCATACGAGGAAGGACCATATTCATATGATCATACTCTGGTATGTACTACCTATTACTTTTTCATGTAATAGTGTTCCTATCTTTGGAATTACTTATTCGTACAAGTTTTAATGGTTAATTCCAGGTACTGTAGCTCGGCTGGAATGTTTCAACTTGGTAGATGGCTAATGAAAAATCTGTGATGCAAATAAATGTAGGAGGAAAACCTATAGTATTTTGTAACTGAatcttttctcttatttagGGAAATTGAGAGGATGATAGATGAATTTAACCCTatgggtttttggctttttaaaccaaaacctttccctgaattccggtttttcccatgaactatgagatttatttttaaaaccacgaactttcatttcgttaggattttccccGGGCGGGTCAACGACGAAACCCGGGTTGTctacatgtcaattttaatcctatttgtcactaaattgattacttggaTCCTATTTGGCACAATAATACAGTCACAActcacaattattacataacaaatgacaactttaacattttgaattatgctattcgggtcggaaatgtgctattcgggtcgggttAAGAAAAACCAGAATTCGgagaaaggttttggtttaaaaagctaAAAACCCTTTTTTAAATCGAGAATCTACATGGAAAAGATATACAGTAggaaattgattaaattaatgattcCTGCGCAAATAGGTACTACTCCAGTCTCTGCAGCTGGTCGTCCGCATAAATAATTTGGATATCAGCTCAGTAAAAGAAGGTCACACATAACATGACACATCTCCCAATATCAAATCGCTGGCAATTTAATTAGTCCATTCACTGCATCTTATTATTCCAATAGCAAAACTTGCATCCATTCTAACCAGAGTTGGTTAATATTCAATTAGACTATAcgaaatatagtactccctctccctctgtcccacaaaagatgtcacccTTTGGAATGATACGAGATTTTAtaaggttttgttttgtgtgttagatggagagagaaaatataatttttatattcatgtgagagagaatttttttcaaaaaggaaaatatgacattttttgtgggacaacctaaaaaataaagtataaaattttttgtgggacagagggagctggactattgttttttttttcaaattaaaatcagtCATCAGAAAAAATCGACAAATGCtgtcattaattatatacgCAGTTCATGTGCAAAAATAGAGTAGGAGTAGTCATAagattgaaattaatttacgCAGTTCATGTGTCCACATTAGTTATGCAACatgtaaagtaaaaaagattgaaaataagtctgaaattaaacatatttctGGTTTGATGCCGCAAAGATAGATGATAGGAGCTAGAAATCTCCGGTGGTTTGGACTGAGGCGCCGGCTTTCCACCTCGCCCAACTCTGCTACTTCATCCCATTCCCAAGGTTAACCACATCTAAACTTAAATTTCTACTCATTTACTCGGTTTTGATTTGTTGGATATGGAATCAGAAAAGTGGAGGTTGGAAGAATGGTGGATCCTCATACCAACAGGCCTTTTCGGCGTTGCTGCTTGGAATTTCTTCCGTGCCCGAGCCAAGGTTAatccaattttgattttc
The genomic region above belongs to Salvia hispanica cultivar TCC Black 2014 chromosome 3, UniMelb_Shisp_WGS_1.0, whole genome shotgun sequence and contains:
- the LOC125216997 gene encoding surfeit locus protein 1-like isoform X2, whose protein sequence is MLGTHRNHQRLQQIRRRAASMSMANSTQQEGKNKSSWWSKINFFWVPSFLLFKGTELLFSLPEKPELVESRLKLEAIEINDECLSLKKNVEFRKIKMKGFFDEKKSILVVEETCTDSDPFAYEYSLLTPFLFLTQNSGSVSSGVLVNRGRVPREWAEYTKIEKLQSHEIVRDFPQKEKLSSIGVVNNNTSSNILKRLILSAISRPRPQPIEVVGVIRGREGLGTLAGGVGLHPEATLYVEQIEDKSGDHLANTTLYNDAHMLAHYAHTRKDHIHMIILWYCSSAGMFQLGRWLMKNL
- the LOC125216997 gene encoding surfeit locus protein 1-like isoform X1 — translated: MLGTHRNHQRLQQIRRRAASMSMANSTQQEGKNKSSWWSKINFFWVPSFLLFKGTELLFSLPEKPELVESRLKLEAIEINDECLSLKKNVEFRKIKMKGFFDEKKSILVVEETCTDSDPFAYEYSLLTPFLFLTQNSCSGSVSSGVLVNRGRVPREWAEYTKIEKLQSHEIVRDFPQKEKLSSIGVVNNNTSSNILKRLILSAISRPRPQPIEVVGVIRGREGLGTLAGGVGLHPEATLYVEQIEDKSGDHLANTTLYNDAHMLAHYAHTRKDHIHMIILWYCSSAGMFQLGRWLMKNL